The genome window ataaaaaaacaataagaatacatatatacaacaGGATTAGCaacaatgtttatagttgaatcataatttataatgagattttggaggtgcagggttagagtttggtaattaCATATACTTGGTATTgtattgtgtgtatatatatatatatatatatatatatatatatataggccagaCCTGTAGGCCGAAAGGCCGAACTTGGTATATATAGGCCTGGCCTATTTAGTTTAATAGGCTTTTGAAATTGGTTCAAGCCTAGCATTTCTACTAAACGAGTTAGGCCTAACTAGGCTCTAATTAGGTCTGGACATATGCCCTTACAAGGGGTCTGACCTATTCCTACCCCTACTCATGAGGATGATAAGAATTGGACAACACCCCCTCGCACTACCCCATCTAATACGGATCCATTACAAGTGCTAATTGTCCCCATTACAAGTCATGAGAGGGGTGTTAGCCCCCGCGCGTTGGATTTGTTTATAATATAGCAATACACTCCACTATTAACATCAGCATGCACCTTTTGCATCCAAAACCATAATTAGTATCCAAACCTCCCGTCGTAATGAATTCGTGGGCACCGAGATGGTCGGCGAAGTGAATAACCTAGCTAACTAATACTAGATGAAGACggtatgaattgtattgaatgaggTAGTTCAAAGATATAGattataagatatatatataatgagagaatcacAGGGAGACTAGAATAGGGGAATCACATGAAGACTAGAATAGGAAGTCATAAtctaactcaaatacatagagtcctaatattcACGTCAAAGAGCAAAAATGAATAAGTAgaaatagtactaaaaaaagaagaagaagtaggGAGTGCACGTAATAAAACTCTTTAATTTATGGTTCATCTTCCCTGCCCAAGGCCACAACCTCCATGTTCTCATCTTTACATGGACCATAAGCCCTACTGCAAACAAAAAACAGCAACAAGTTAACCACACTCAAACCAGCAAGAATCCATTGGTAGTAATCATAGTGACCCTTGTTTATATTGCTCGATATCCAGCTTTCCTCGCCGTTAGTGAAATCATTGATAACGTTCATCACGACGCTCACTAAAAGGCTCGCGAATCCCATCCCGAGCAAAAACAGACTAGAAGCGATACTCGACATACTTTTGGGAAATTCCGAAATGTAAAACTCGTTTTGGGCAACTGCGCTCAAACCCTCCGCGAAACCCGCGAGGAGATTACTAGGGACCAGCCACAGCACTGACATGCCGACAACCTCGTCGGGGCTGTCGGCAAATCCCTCGTCGATTGCGCGTCTGCGGCGGACGGTCTCCACAGTGGCCGCCACCGCCACGGACAAGAAAGAAACGAAGATCCCACACCCCATTCTTGATTTGGTACTGAAACGAACTGGTTTTTGCATTGCGCGAGATGCTAAGGGAATGATGAATCGATCATATAACACGATCCAGAGGACGACAGAAATTATGGCGAACATGCCAACGGAGCCTGCTGGAATTTGGAAGGTTGAGCCGATGCGGCGGTCCATGGTGGTTGCTTGGAGGGTGCCGAAAGAGCCTTGGCTGACATTTATGGACATTATCACGCCGGTGAACCAAATTGGGGTAACTTTCAGCAACGCTTTCAGCTCTTCTACTTGATCGACTGTACAGAGATACCATGGATCTGTGGGTTTTCCATCGTCTGTTAGATCTCGTTGAGGGTCTTGGATGATGCAAGCTTTATTCAGGAACCTGCAGAAACCAATAATCAAGATTCATGAATTGAAAATATGTTAAAggtattaaagtaaaaaaaaaaaaaacataaaagattATTAACATctaaatcaagcaagtttataTTACATACCTCAAATTTAATCAAACACATTGAGGGATCTAtggattaataattatatatgcaattcTGCTGTGTAATGACATTTTATTTCCTGCATATTGTCTATCATAGTTTTCTGATAAAGTACTACATAGACTTcaagtattgattatattttctgttattttattactttatttcctGCAAACCATCAATTACATTTTGCCTACAAAGTACTATATTTATGATatagagtattatatataaagtttaaaatattgattatattgcaattctattatgttattattttatctatAAACTGTCAATTATAGGTTTGctataaagtactacatttatactataaagtatagatgatatatGCAACCCAATttgttatgttattactttatttcctTCAAATTGTATGTCGATTATATTTatgatataaagtattatataagatttaaaatattcattatatctTCCTATGCAATTTTGTCATGACTCATTTTTATTAAATCTGACATGTATTGCATATTGGGACCCCTAATACAGTCTTATACGAGACCAACCcatattatatatgaaaattaggtgggaatgaaattgtaatttccttCAACAAAATGATCTGCAAAAGATTTTGAGAGATTGACAAATAGTACTAAGTATTAAAATTACTTCTCTGCTCTTATATTTGACCTGGTTGTttaatgtaaaaattaaaatagataagaATTTCATCGTGATTAATTACTTTaatcaacaaaattaaaattgaagcaCCAAATGGTAAAATTAATATAGTTGGGAATTGAACGAGATTTTTTCAATCTATATTTAGTcttgactattaattttttacatttggtattacaacttttaaattaaatcttTGCTAAATTTATTTCTTCGACCTAATTTTCGGTCATTAGTGATTTAGTGATTTATCTTAAAGGACTAAATCGTCACTTTTCAATTACTATTTGCTTAAACTTTTTGGGGGACGGTATtgatatttactattttatacaataattcacccttattttaattgtatttcccttatcctagtgaaattgggaattgtttgtgtattatattgtccaagtgttgaattatctacaaggaactacaaaggaggaattttggagtattttggacaagttctagaagaaaaagggaattacaaggaagaaaggaaacaagaatacaaattagAAAAGAATTGAAAGTTGCCTAATAGGCCAATGCCCATCTACCTCttatatatttgacctattctctacaattaggGGAAGgctcccttacagagttctgaaccctagcttttagtttatatttccctagcatagtttagattagtttcacattagattatttaatttcaagattggaatcaaagattgaagattggatttgttctttatcagttaagttctcttattcctttattactttattgcaatgtttatggttattaattattgctttgttttgtttactcccatcatgcgggagtagttcgtttatgggtttggattagggatccattgttaatcttgatgttcaattggtaattatttgcataaagggattgaatcttttacctaggatttatgttgatttggggatttctttgcactagttattggtttgtggccagaattaattgctagtctaggagagggattcattacaacgacagttggatggagacctcgagccttaccaatttcaacctaattttcctgctatgaaagtaaggtaattttgggggcttacaatgcttaggtgtttaaggttatgattgatgcatcacaacagtggggcaattttagcctaattctcttattgattacgaaagtagctgagtagaattcttttgtgcattgtccatatatcccttggttaattattctttccctaatcctgagtttgttagaacgtCAAGGTTACAATCTcataatctggcccatacctttatcatacagtttacacctgaatcaattgctttcttttacatccTTCAGTCTTCGTTGCTgggattctattaattcatatactctagtgcctgataattcacacaattacgtgccatagccctaatcctcagcggaacgacattacaccctttttacactcatcatttgtgctcatcaggTATAAATGACAATTTTTGTCTTACTATACAAGATAAGTCACTTGCTTGAAATTTGATCATTAGTGACCTAAAATTAACTTGACCAAATGTAGGAAAGGTTTAAAAGTTTTGAAACCATATGAAAAAGTTAATAGTCAATGTGAAAATtaaatggttaaaaaaaaactcagcATGGaaccattttgaaaaaaaaaaatgatgactGTACCCCCAAAGGTGTAGAATTCCCGTCCGCTATATGTCTTGATTTGACTGGAAAGTGGAAAAAGTGCGTGACTCACATTTTTTAAATGCATCAGAGTGTGTCATATAAGTTTAAAGTAAAAAACAGAGTAGAAAGTGAGAAGGCATGAAATATTACTCGAAAAGAGACTTAATAAGTCTCTAGTTTTATTAATTACCTACCTCAACTTTTCAGTGGGCAGAAGCAGATTGGAACCCTTATGATGGTAAGCTGCATCTGATGAGTTCCCCTCAGAACATTTCAAATTCCTCTTTCTGTAAGAAGCTACAGCCACTTGAATCAACCCAACGATCAAACTCTCTTTGGCCTTGGGTTTAACATAGAAGGAAGAACCCAGGAAGAAGACAACAAGAGAAATGAGCATTATCACaacaagaactccatagccaatttCCCACCCCATATTCTCCTGGATATAAACCAGAACTGTCATGGCAACCAGGACAGAAAACGATGATATGGCGTAATACCTGTTAGAAATTACAATTAAAGATTTATTTGAGATAAAATTTAGTTTGTTAAGTTTTTTACTATATACTTagatttaattgttatattcaGGCTTTTCATTATACATTAGGATCTATTTGACAAACATGGCATGATTTTAGACCATACAAGACAATGGATAACACATATGACCTCAATTTTTAGGGagtccaatatttatttttaatctacctacttaagaaataaaacaaaatccaCAATTAATCTTAAAGCTCATCAGGTTTTTTTTCAAATCACTTCTCTTTCCTAATAATTAGGACCTAATTAATTGAGCACGACAATCTATTATGTAATTGAAAAGAGGagatatattttacaatattagttttaaaattttttggtagggcctcatttatttataaaaatcaggtaaaaaaaatataaaaaaggacTTTTAACTATAATGATATCGTTATTCACCCGTTAGaccctatttaaattttaacagtaCCAGCCGAAGTATCTCTCCATAGAACCGGTAGTTGTCTTCTGTAAATCCTGCAATTGGTCGGCGCCGAACGCCAAGGAGCAAGATCTTGCAGCTCCAGATCCAAGAGCCACCACAATGAAAGAGGTGAATAGTGTTAAGAGTTGGAATGTTGTTGCAGAGGTGCAAACATTGTCGTTTTCACTGCATGGAGGTGGCCTTAATTGTGGTATCACAGTAGTTGACCAAAACATAGCCATTCCCTGCAACATTTTGGTTCCATGACACACATTTTAGTTCAGCTCCAAAAAACCTAAGTTGCATCAAATCATTCACTTTCATTTTCATCCAACATAGACTAAATCCTAAAAgagtgaaacatgattctcataCCAGAATTTCACGAGATTGACCCGTAACATAGTAgtttatcagctaattttgacttgacccttgttttattttgttaataaacaATCAATCTGAGagcttgattaattaatttttttaacagtttattgtttcaaaattctaaaattcaaaaggttgTTCAAAATAATTAGCTATTACACAAAGAACATGATTTATCTAGTATAAACCTTCTAGTAGTAGCTACGTTTTTAACAAATACCAAGAGAAGGgcttaagggtgtgtttgaaaagcaggaaaatgatttatggaaaatattttctagaaaatgagttattttcaaaaaattggtTTCATTTCCGGTGTTCGGTTGCATTTTGGAAAACTATCtttgtgtgtttagttcattttctaaaaaatgaataaaaatctataattatatatttttattattttatttaaagtataaaaatctataaaaatataaactaataatattaaaaataatattattaaaaaaaaaacacccccGTTCCggcggaaatcattttccgttgactgaaTTTTCCAGTTGTAGCCAAAAACTAGAAGCCTTTCGGGCTTCCAAGCACACCCtaacagggtgtttggttggagttccctcattttcatggaattcaaaatgaaattagaatcccatggcccccCTAGGATTTTAATTCTATGAATTttacgaagaaaaaaaaaagagaatcttgagacaaaattaccctcccttttttaaacctaaacctaaaattgatgtctgacTTCTCCTTCTAAATTATAACGTGTATTATTATTCGACTTCTTTTTAtgtatgttcatttaaatcATTATATGAaacaattattcaaaatttgcattctttatatgcattatttatatacaacttTCGTGTATattcctttaaaatttttatatgcatatgttcttttgaaatttttatatgcataattcttcaaaatttacattcttttttttttttttggtaaatttacagggtctttttCTCCGTCcatttaacggtccggggtccacccacgttccctctgggaggcacgggagctggcccaagtggaatcgtcacttgtgggaattaaACCTGCGCgtgttctcccgaaattcctccccacaaagagagctcacttgccacttgagctaccccattgggttaaaatttacattctttatatgtaacaactctaacaatttgcgaattaatttgtcaataataataataataataataataataatgataatttttttttttgataataataataatgataatagtaATAGCAATAGCAATAACACAACCACCACCAACAATAAtaggcattttggactttaaaCTAATTATTATTCCAtatcaattcccatgtataccaaacattgaaattgaaattctccGTATTTTTATTTCTGCAAACCAAACATGGGAAAACtccactttattcccgcattattcttttctcatggaattgcaattcttttctcacggaattgcaattcttttctcacctaattccttccatccaaccaaacgcccaGTAAATGAATGAATTtggttcaaattatatattgaagttttgctaaaagacaaataaaattaaataaatattcaaaatataaaggtcatcaattttttttattactttccaATTTATAAGCGTAACCACAAATTAATCAACAATCGAATGAAACACAAAGtataacaacaatataatacaaccacccaaaacattaaaaacattTGCTAACTCTTTCAATGGTATATCTTACATCACAAAAAGACAATAACTCTGCACCCACCCACCAACCCAAGTCTCAATCAAataaaagcatatatatatatatatatatatatatatatatatatatatatatataNagggtgtgtttgaaaagcaggaaaatgatttatggaaaatattttctagaaaatgagttattttcaaaaaattggtTTCATTTCCGGTGTTCGGTTGCATTTTGGAAAACTATCtttgtgtgtttagttcattttctaaaaaatgaataaaaatctataattatatatttttattattttatttaaagtataaaaatctataaaaatataaactaataatattaaaaataatattattaaaaaaaaaacacccccGTTCCggcggaaatcattttccgttgactgaaTTTTCCAGTTGTAGCCAAAAACTAGAAGCCTTTCGGGCTTCCAAGCACACCCtaacagggtgtttggttggagttccctcattttcatggaattcaaaatgaaattagaatcccatggcccccCTAG of Ipomoea triloba cultivar NCNSP0323 chromosome 3, ASM357664v1 contains these proteins:
- the LOC116013095 gene encoding protein NRT1/ PTR FAMILY 1.2-like, with the translated sequence MEDLPEEKENEKPLLITSSQTPKGGFRTFPFIIGNSALLFVAIYALTPDMILYLMKEYNMDMASGSNVLYLWSAALNFTPVIGALMADSFVGRFQMIGLGSALCLLGMAMFWSTTVIPQLRPPPCSENDNVCTSATTFQLLTLFTSFIVVALGSGAARSCSLAFGADQLQDLQKTTTGSMERYFGWYYAISSFSVLVAMTVLVYIQENMGWEIGYGVLVVIMLISLVVFFLGSSFYVKPKAKESLIVGLIQVAVASYRKRNLKCSEGNSSDAAYHHKGSNLLLPTEKLRFLNKACIIQDPQRDLTDDGKPTDPWYLCTVDQVEELKALLKVTPIWFTGVIMSINVSQGSFGTLQATTMDRRIGSTFQIPAGSVGMFAIISVVLWIVLYDRFIIPLASRAMQKPVRFSTKSRMGCGIFVSFLSVAVAATVETVRRRRAIDEGFADSPDEVVGMSVLWLVPSNLLAGFAEGLSAVAQNEFYISEFPKSMSSIASSLFLLGMGFASLLVSVVMNVINDFTNGEESWISSNINKGHYDYYQWILAGLSVVNLLLFFVCSRAYGPCKDENMEVVALGREDEP